TTGGCGAAATATCGATAGCCCAGGCCGTCGCCGGCTCTCTCTACATGCAGGTCACTCTCAAGCGGACCTGCGGTGCTCGAGTTTTTGAGGTATGCAGAGACGCGCGATTTTTTATACGCCAACTCGTCTTGCTCGGATGTACCGAGAAGCACACATCCCGTGCAAACAAACTCATGAGGGCAATGAGAGCGCACTCGGTCTGGAGACGCATTCACCAGTCGCTTGATACGCCCTTGAACAGTGTTCTTTGTTTGCTTATCAACTTTTATTTGAACAGTGTCTCCGGGTACCGCTTGTGCAACCAAGGCAACTCGGTTTCCAATCTGCCCCCTGCCTCTTCCATCGGGGTTACGATCAACAATCAATACATCCGCATTATTTGGGTTAGCCATTTGAGCCCTCAATCACGACCCCATCTCGAATCAACGTATCGATTTTATGGGTATCGTAGTTCAATATTTCGGTCAGAATCTCTCTGCTGTGTTCAGAAAAAAGCGGCGGAGCGCAAACGTCTTCTGCGCCACCAAAACCGGTAGCATTATTCACCGTCTTAATAGGGCCGTACACGGGATGTTGAGTTTCCACAACCATCCCTCGTGCTTCTACCTGAGGATGCGCCAACGCTTCAGGAACACTGGCAACAGGCCCACAAGGTACGCCGGCCTCACCAAGGATTCTTTGCCAATGGGTCACACCTTCAAGTTGCAACGCAGGCACGATGCAGCCTAGCAGCGCATCTCTATTTGCGACGCGCATGGCGTTCTCACGGTATCTCTCATCTGCAGCGAGGTGAGCCATACCAAGGGCCTCGCTAAGTTTCGCAAACTGGGAATCGTTACCGCAAGCAATATTCATGTAGCCATCGGCTACTTCGAATGTCTCGTATGGGCAGATGCTCGCATGCGCATTCCCATGACGCTTCGGTGCTTTACGGTTATTAAGCCATGCCGTCGCGTGATACATCAGTGAAGCCAATTGACCATCGAACATGCTAATGTCTAAGACACTGCCCTCGCCTGTCTTTTCACGATGTAAGAGCGCCGCCATCACACCGCCAAACGCATTCAGTGAGGCGATGATATCTGCCCAGGAACCCGCTATTTTATGAGGCGCGCCATCCACGGGGCCGGTCAAGCTGGGAATACCACCTGCCCCCTGAATGATCAGGTCATAGCCGGGTAATCCTGTGTAGGGTTCTTCACCTGCAGCGCCATAACCACTGATCGACGCATAAATAAGATCTGGCTTGAGGGCCTGAAGCGTAACTGCATCTATCTCCAGGCGCTCGGCCACCCCCGGCCGAAAATTCTCCACCACAACATCTGCATTCTTCACCAAGTCGTAAATAATCTGCCGACCGGACGCTTCTTTCAAATTGAGAGCAATCGAACGCTTACCTCGGTTGATAGAAAAATAATAAGTCGCGTCATCTCCAAGAAAGGGCGGACCAAATTGCCTGGTGTCATCCCCACTGGGTGGCTCGACCTTAACGACCTCTGCTCCCAGATCTGCCATTTGTTGGGTGCAATAAGGCCCCGCAACAATCCGAGAGAGATCAACTACACGGATCCCTGCGAGTGGTTTTTTCGACGCACCAGTCATGCCTAGTTTTGTTCCTGATCTTCGTGAGACCCGTGTCTTCTAACTGCCTCAAGCAGTTCTTCTAAATCATGCCCCGAATCACCCGCCGACTGCGTGCGAGGAGCAGGTGGCGGCGCCAGACCATAGGTCGCGGCCATCACGGCGTCATCAGAGCTTCCGATGTGTGTATCCTCCCCAACCAGTTCGTCGGGCAACTGATCAAGCTCCCAACCTGGTGGTGGCACATCTTCGCGTTCAACCAGTGGAGTGGGCGCCGGCTCCTTGGCAGACACCTGTCCAGGAGGGCCCATACCTGGAGGAGGCAGGACCACACCGTTTCTTAAGTCGGCAGGATTCGCTCTCATTGTAACTGCACCCATTTTGGGCAATCGCATGCGCTTCGGTTCTGCAATTGGGATCTGAATTTCGTAAACAGGCTCAGGATCGGGTTCAGGTTCCGCTGCATATGCAGGCACTTCTGGCTCAGTAGGCACCGCAACTTCTGGTGGCAAAGCATTTTGGTAATCCGCAGCCATCCCCTCAAGACCGAGGCTTGCAAGCTCATCAAGAAACCCAGGGGCTTGAATCGGTACCAAGGCCTCAGGCATTGGCTCTACTCCTCGGCACATCAATACGACCGGGCAGTATCCAGCCTCCCCATATTGAAGCTCAACCACCTCAGCAACATGACCACTTCCCAGGCTATCCAGCACAATCACCAAATCAATGGATGCCAACATCGCCAACGGTGCTTGGTCTGCCCCTACTTTTTGAGCAAGCGCCAATTCGAATCTCATAAGAGCTCTATCAAGCCGGCGTGAATCGATGGATGCAATTACACCATTATGGGAAAAGAGTGCGTCGACGACTCCTCCGTCGCGACCGCCCACCAC
This genomic stretch from Deltaproteobacteria bacterium harbors:
- a CDS encoding CoA transferase — its product is MTGASKKPLAGIRVVDLSRIVAGPYCTQQMADLGAEVVKVEPPSGDDTRQFGPPFLGDDATYYFSINRGKRSIALNLKEASGRQIIYDLVKNADVVVENFRPGVAERLEIDAVTLQALKPDLIYASISGYGAAGEEPYTGLPGYDLIIQGAGGIPSLTGPVDGAPHKIAGSWADIIASLNAFGGVMAALLHREKTGEGSVLDISMFDGQLASLMYHATAWLNNRKAPKRHGNAHASICPYETFEVADGYMNIACGNDSQFAKLSEALGMAHLAADERYRENAMRVANRDALLGCIVPALQLEGVTHWQRILGEAGVPCGPVASVPEALAHPQVEARGMVVETQHPVYGPIKTVNNATGFGGAEDVCAPPLFSEHSREILTEILNYDTHKIDTLIRDGVVIEGSNG